The genome window GATACGAACAGGATATCCCATTTGCTGCATTGCACTGATTATTAAAACTGCAGGAGGGATAAAACCCGTTCTTCTTTCATCCGCAATTATAAGTCGGGGAATATCCAAAGAAAACGCTCCTTTTTACAGATATGTGACTTAGTGTATCATATAAGTCACTCGTAATATACATGACAAGACGGAGGTTGGTCTAGATGTCCGAATCATGGATTTATATCAAAGATCTGGTCAAACATGAAGGCCAAAAGGTTACCGTAAAGGGATGGATGTACAACAAACGAAGTTCTGGGAAAATACACTTCCTTCAACTTCGAGATGGTACAGGAACAGTTCAAGGCGTTATGGTAAAAAAAGAAGTATCAGAAGAAGCTTTCGAAGATGCCAAACGGCTCTGGCTTGAAGCATCTGTGGAAGTCGAAGGCATTGTTCGGCTTGATGAACGGGCGCCATCCGGGGTGGAATTGACTGTCACAGCTTTACATGTTATTCAAAACCCCACTGAAGAATACCCGTTAGGGAAAAAGGATCATGGCATCGATTTTCTTCTCGATCACCGACATCTCTGGTTACGCAGCAGCCGCCAGCAAGCTATTATGAAAATACGGGAACGAGTTATTTGGGCAGCAAGAGAATACTTGCACAATGAGGGTTTTATGCTCATAGACAGCCCTATTTTAACCGGTTCTATAGGAGAAGGTGCATCAGGGCTTTTCGAGCTTAATTATTTCGAGGATACAAAAGCCTATCTTGCACAAACTGGACAGCTTTATGCAGAAGCAGCAGCTGCTGCTTTTGGAAAAGTCTATTGTTTTGGCCCTACATTCAGAGCTGAAAAATCCAAAACCAGACGGCATCTAACAGAGTTCTGGATGCTCGAACCAGAAGTTGCCTACTATGATCACGAAAAGAACATAGAACTTCAAGAGAATTTAGTCTCTTACATCGTGGAACAAGTGCTTCTCCATTGCAGGAAAGAACTTGAATCTATTGACCGCGATATAACGAAACTGGAAAAGGTAAAAGCTCCTTTTTATAGGATAACCTATGACAAAGCCAT of Aminobacterium sp. MB27-C1 contains these proteins:
- the asnS gene encoding asparagine--tRNA ligase is translated as MSESWIYIKDLVKHEGQKVTVKGWMYNKRSSGKIHFLQLRDGTGTVQGVMVKKEVSEEAFEDAKRLWLEASVEVEGIVRLDERAPSGVELTVTALHVIQNPTEEYPLGKKDHGIDFLLDHRHLWLRSSRQQAIMKIRERVIWAAREYLHNEGFMLIDSPILTGSIGEGASGLFELNYFEDTKAYLAQTGQLYAEAAAAAFGKVYCFGPTFRAEKSKTRRHLTEFWMLEPEVAYYDHEKNIELQENLVSYIVEQVLLHCRKELESIDRDITKLEKVKAPFYRITYDKAMEMLHELGSSTPYGDDFGNEDETILTQQFDKPIFVECYPKKVKAFYMKEHPENPDLVLCDDLLAPEGYGEIIGGSQREDDLERLLARIHEEGLQEESYDWYLDLRKYGTFVHSGFGMGIERVIAWICGLDHIREAIPWPRTIYRIKP